A region of Pseudomonas sp. Marseille-Q3773 DNA encodes the following proteins:
- a CDS encoding aldo/keto reductase yields the protein MSLPTLHDFHRNLGSTGFRVSPLGLGTVKLGRDQGVKYPTGFTIPGDDEARLLLAQARELGINLIDTAPAYGRSEERLGPLLRGQRDEWVIVSKVGEEFDNGQSHFDFSAAHTRRSVERSLRRLETDRIELVLVHSDGNDLAILEQQEVYQTLAELKQEGKILGYGLSGKTVAGGLKALERGDCAMVTYNLNEQAERPVLDYAAEHGKAILVKKALASGHICLAPGVDPVQASFELLFAHPGVSSAIVGTINPLHLAHNVATVARILGQH from the coding sequence ATGAGCCTGCCAACCCTGCACGACTTCCACCGCAACCTGGGCAGCACCGGCTTCAGGGTGTCACCGCTGGGCCTGGGCACGGTCAAGCTGGGCCGCGACCAGGGCGTCAAATACCCCACCGGCTTTACCATCCCCGGTGATGACGAAGCCCGCCTGCTGCTGGCCCAGGCCCGCGAGCTGGGCATCAACCTGATCGACACCGCCCCGGCCTATGGCCGCAGTGAAGAACGCCTGGGCCCGCTGTTGCGCGGCCAACGCGATGAATGGGTGATCGTCAGCAAGGTTGGTGAAGAGTTCGACAACGGCCAGTCGCACTTCGACTTCAGCGCTGCCCACACTCGCCGTTCGGTAGAGCGCAGCCTGCGGCGCCTGGAAACCGACCGTATCGAGCTGGTGCTGGTGCACTCCGACGGCAATGACCTGGCGATACTCGAACAACAGGAGGTGTACCAGACCCTCGCCGAGCTCAAGCAGGAGGGCAAGATCCTCGGCTATGGCCTGTCTGGCAAGACTGTCGCCGGTGGCCTGAAAGCCTTGGAGCGAGGCGATTGCGCCATGGTCACCTATAACCTCAACGAGCAGGCAGAACGCCCGGTGCTGGACTACGCTGCCGAACACGGCAAGGCCATCCTGGTGAAGAAGGCCCTGGCCAGCGGGCATATCTGCCTGGCCCCGGGCGTTGACCCGGTGCAAGCCAGCTTCGAGCTGCTGTTTGCCCATCCGGGCGTCAGCAGTGCTATCGTCGGCACCATCAATCCGCTGCACCTGGCCCACAACGTGGCGACCGTCGCCCGTATTCTTGGCCAGCATTGA
- a CDS encoding metal ABC transporter ATPase, with protein sequence MARTLIRKNPSNFKTLPLHVEATPEGLIYQSIGMPLNFAQTQQRRKAIQLPDAQRFVVELANLGVSVRLTLHWQNRDYWVLVRQRRQDRGDVVLKLISGYVPAQELNLPLHTAVQEVAEECLLETPEGWLGGRFNDTWLPVPYAAALHYRENPHFVLTPQSGAARPVHCGKLMLLERPRAYVHLPTASLQLIYDMRLQVPREAKKLSLFHVDERLEGDQLVARLNRKRPDLYLMPLQDGQPLAELYTLKKDELVPASTRGLYLAESFARQEGWVVKEERVRWKDWVKQQGLVESKPVRASHLQRFGDKARALLERARTSLHK encoded by the coding sequence GTGGCGCGAACGCTGATCCGCAAGAACCCGAGCAACTTCAAGACGCTGCCGCTGCATGTCGAGGCCACGCCCGAAGGGCTGATCTACCAGAGCATCGGCATGCCGCTGAATTTCGCCCAGACCCAACAGCGGCGCAAGGCCATCCAGTTGCCCGATGCGCAGCGCTTCGTGGTGGAGCTGGCCAACCTGGGCGTGTCGGTGCGACTGACCTTGCATTGGCAGAACCGCGATTACTGGGTGTTGGTGCGCCAACGTCGGCAAGACCGTGGCGATGTGGTGCTGAAACTGATTTCCGGTTACGTGCCGGCGCAGGAGCTGAACCTGCCGTTGCACACCGCCGTGCAGGAAGTCGCCGAGGAATGCCTGCTGGAGACTCCGGAAGGCTGGCTGGGCGGGCGCTTCAATGATACCTGGCTGCCTGTGCCCTACGCGGCCGCCCTGCACTACCGCGAAAACCCGCACTTTGTGCTGACCCCGCAGTCCGGTGCAGCGCGCCCGGTGCATTGCGGCAAACTGATGCTGCTGGAACGGCCAAGAGCTTACGTGCACCTGCCCACCGCCTCGTTGCAGCTGATCTATGACATGCGCCTGCAGGTTCCGCGGGAGGCCAAGAAGCTCAGCCTGTTCCACGTCGATGAGCGGCTCGAGGGCGACCAACTGGTGGCGCGGCTCAACCGCAAACGGCCAGACTTGTACCTGATGCCGCTACAGGACGGCCAGCCACTGGCTGAGCTGTATACGCTCAAGAAGGATGAGCTGGTGCCGGCAAGCACCCGTGGGCTGTACCTGGCCGAAAGTTTTGCCCGCCAGGAGGGTTGGGTGGTGAAGGAAGAGCGGGTGCGCTGGAAGGATTGGGTGAAGCAGCAGGGGTTGGTGGAAAGCAAACCGGTGCGGGCCTCGCACCTGCAGCGCTTTGGTGACAAGGCGCGGGCACTGCTGGAGCGGGCGCGTACTTCGCTGCACAAGTAG
- the hldE gene encoding bifunctional D-glycero-beta-D-manno-heptose-7-phosphate kinase/D-glycero-beta-D-manno-heptose 1-phosphate adenylyltransferase HldE: protein MKLSMPRFDQAPVLVVGDVMLDRYWHGGTSRISPEAPVPVVKVDQIEDRPGGAANVALNIAALGAPASLIGVTGQDEAADSLANSLQAAGVRSVFQRIAHQPTIVKLRVMSRHQQLLRIDFEEPFATDPLSLGAEVDSLLEGVKVLVLSDYGKGALKNHQSLIQAARAKGIPVLADPKGKDFSIYRGASLITPNLSEFETIVGRCADEADLVAKGLQLLQDLDLGALLVTRGEHGMTLLRSGQPALHLPARAREVFDVTGAGDTVISTLAAAIAAGEDLPHAVALANLAAGIVVGKLGTAAISAPELRRAIQREEGSERGVLGLEQLLLAIDDARAHKEKIVFTNGCFDILHAGHVTYLEQARAQGDRLIVAVNDDASVSRLKGPGRPINSVDRRMAVLAGLGAVDWVISFPEGTPENLLSQVKPDVLVKGGDYGIDQVVGADIVKAYGGTVKVLGLVENSSTTAIVEKIRKH from the coding sequence ATGAAGTTGTCCATGCCGCGTTTCGATCAAGCCCCGGTACTGGTGGTCGGCGATGTCATGCTCGACCGCTACTGGCATGGCGGTACTTCGCGTATCTCGCCGGAAGCGCCAGTCCCGGTGGTCAAGGTCGACCAGATCGAGGATCGCCCTGGCGGCGCGGCCAACGTTGCCTTGAACATTGCCGCCCTCGGTGCACCGGCTTCGCTGATTGGCGTCACCGGCCAGGACGAGGCCGCCGACAGCCTGGCCAACAGCCTGCAGGCCGCCGGCGTGCGTTCGGTGTTCCAGCGCATCGCGCACCAGCCGACCATCGTCAAGCTGCGGGTCATGAGCCGTCATCAGCAACTGCTGCGCATCGATTTCGAAGAACCGTTCGCCACCGACCCGCTGTCGCTGGGTGCCGAGGTCGACAGCCTGCTCGAGGGCGTCAAGGTGCTGGTCCTGTCCGACTACGGCAAGGGCGCACTGAAAAATCACCAGAGCCTGATCCAGGCGGCGCGGGCCAAGGGCATTCCGGTGCTGGCCGACCCCAAGGGCAAGGACTTTTCGATCTATCGCGGTGCCAGCCTGATCACCCCGAACCTCAGCGAGTTCGAGACCATCGTCGGCCGTTGCGCCGATGAGGCCGATCTGGTCGCCAAAGGCCTGCAGTTGCTGCAGGACCTCGACCTGGGTGCCCTGCTGGTGACCCGGGGCGAGCACGGCATGACCCTGCTGCGCAGTGGCCAGCCGGCGCTGCACTTGCCGGCACGGGCGCGGGAAGTATTCGACGTGACCGGTGCCGGCGATACCGTCATCTCCACCCTCGCGGCAGCCATCGCTGCCGGAGAGGACCTGCCACACGCAGTGGCCCTGGCCAACCTGGCGGCGGGTATCGTGGTCGGCAAACTGGGTACGGCGGCGATCAGCGCCCCTGAACTACGCCGGGCTATCCAGCGGGAGGAAGGCTCCGAGCGCGGCGTGCTGGGCCTGGAGCAGCTGCTGCTGGCCATCGATGACGCGCGGGCACACAAAGAGAAGATCGTCTTTACCAACGGTTGCTTCGACATCCTGCACGCCGGCCATGTCACGTACCTGGAGCAGGCCCGTGCCCAGGGCGACCGCCTGATCGTCGCGGTCAACGACGATGCCTCGGTCAGCCGCCTGAAAGGGCCGGGCCGGCCGATCAACAGTGTCGACCGGCGCATGGCCGTACTGGCCGGGCTGGGGGCGGTGGACTGGGTGATCAGCTTCCCCGAAGGTACCCCGGAGAACCTGCTGAGCCAGGTCAAGCCGGATGTGCTGGTCAAAGGTGGTGATTATGGCATCGACCAGGTGGTGGGCGCCGATATCGTCAAGGCCTATGGCGGTACCGTGAAGGTGCTGGGGCTGGTCGAGAACAGCTCGACCACAGCGATTGTCGAGAAAATCCGCAAGCACTGA
- the msbA gene encoding lipid A export permease/ATP-binding protein MsbA — MAETPRPAEHTSSLKIYFRLLSYVKPYVGIFLLSIVGFVIFASTQPMLAGILKYFVDGLSNPEAVLFPNVPYLRDLQLLQAVPLLIILIAAWQGLGSFLGNYFLAKVSLCLVHDLRVELFNKLLVLPNRYFDNHNSGHLISRITFNVTMVTGAATDAIKVVIREGLTVVFLFAYLLWMNWHLTLVMIAILPLIAVMVSVASKKFRKQSKKIQVAMGDVTHVASETIQGYRVVRSFGGEAYEEQRFGKASQSNTDKQLRMTKTGSLYTPMLQLVIYIAMAALMFLVLFLRGESTAGDLVAYITAAGLLPKPIRQLSEVSSTIQKGLAGAESIFEQLDEAPEVDSGTIEKERVEGRLEVRNLSFTYPGTDREVLSDISFVAEPGQMIALVGRSGSGKSTLAALIPRFYHHNQGQILLDGVEIENYRLRNLRRHVSQVTQHVTLFNDTVANNIAYGDLAGAPRADIEAAAADAYAKEFVDRLPNGFDTEVGENGVLLSGGQRQRLAIARALLKNAPLLILDEATSALDTESERHIQAALDHVMQGRTTLVIAHRLSTIEKADQILVMDQGRLVERGTHAELLAANGHYARLHAMGLDEPAKADIT, encoded by the coding sequence ATGGCCGAAACACCGCGACCGGCGGAACACACCTCCAGCCTGAAGATCTACTTCCGGCTGCTGAGCTATGTGAAACCCTATGTCGGCATTTTCCTGCTGAGCATCGTTGGTTTCGTGATCTTTGCCTCGACCCAGCCGATGCTGGCCGGCATCCTCAAGTATTTCGTCGATGGGCTGAGCAACCCCGAAGCGGTGTTGTTCCCCAATGTCCCCTACCTGCGTGACCTGCAATTGCTGCAGGCCGTACCGCTGCTGATCATCCTCATCGCCGCGTGGCAGGGCCTGGGTTCGTTCCTCGGCAACTACTTCCTGGCCAAGGTTTCCTTGTGCCTGGTGCACGACCTGCGCGTGGAGTTGTTCAACAAGTTGCTGGTCCTGCCCAACCGCTATTTCGACAACCACAACTCCGGGCACCTGATTTCGCGCATCACCTTCAACGTGACCATGGTCACCGGTGCGGCCACCGATGCCATCAAGGTAGTGATCCGCGAAGGCCTGACCGTGGTGTTCCTGTTCGCCTACCTGCTGTGGATGAACTGGCACCTGACCCTGGTGATGATTGCCATCCTGCCGTTGATCGCGGTGATGGTCAGTGTCGCCAGCAAGAAATTCCGCAAGCAGAGCAAGAAGATCCAGGTAGCCATGGGCGACGTCACTCATGTCGCTTCGGAAACCATCCAGGGCTACCGCGTGGTGCGCAGCTTCGGCGGCGAGGCCTACGAGGAGCAACGTTTCGGCAAGGCCAGCCAGAGCAACACCGACAAGCAGTTGCGCATGACCAAGACCGGTTCGCTGTACACGCCGATGCTGCAACTGGTGATCTACATCGCCATGGCTGCGCTGATGTTCCTGGTGCTGTTCCTGCGCGGTGAGTCCACCGCTGGTGATCTGGTGGCCTATATCACCGCTGCTGGCCTGCTGCCCAAGCCGATTCGCCAGCTTTCCGAGGTAAGTTCGACCATCCAGAAGGGCCTGGCCGGTGCCGAGAGCATCTTCGAGCAACTGGACGAAGCACCTGAAGTGGACTCCGGCACCATCGAGAAAGAGCGGGTGGAAGGACGCCTGGAAGTGCGCAACCTGAGCTTCACCTACCCGGGCACCGATCGCGAGGTGCTCAGCGACATCAGCTTCGTCGCCGAGCCGGGGCAGATGATTGCGCTGGTCGGCCGCTCCGGCAGCGGCAAATCGACCCTGGCAGCGCTGATTCCGCGCTTCTATCACCACAACCAGGGGCAGATCCTGCTCGACGGCGTGGAAATCGAGAACTATCGCCTGCGCAACCTGCGCCGCCATGTTTCGCAGGTGACCCAGCACGTCACCCTGTTCAACGATACTGTGGCCAACAACATCGCCTATGGCGACCTGGCCGGTGCACCGCGCGCCGACATCGAAGCTGCTGCGGCCGATGCCTATGCCAAGGAGTTCGTCGACCGCTTGCCGAACGGCTTCGATACCGAAGTGGGTGAAAACGGCGTACTGCTCTCCGGCGGCCAGCGCCAGCGCCTGGCCATTGCCCGGGCACTGCTGAAAAACGCACCGCTGCTGATTCTCGACGAAGCTACCTCGGCGCTGGATACCGAGTCCGAGCGGCATATCCAGGCTGCCTTGGACCATGTGATGCAAGGCCGTACCACGCTGGTGATTGCCCACCGTCTGTCGACCATCGAGAAGGCCGACCAGATCCTGGTCATGGACCAGGGCCGCCTGGTCGAACGTGGCACCCATGCCGAGCTGCTTGCGGCTAATGGCCATTATGCCCGCCTGCATGCCATGGGCCTCGATGAGCCGGCCAAGGCCGATATCACCTGA
- a CDS encoding O-antigen ligase family protein, whose product MLYQKSWARAWLGLGLVWFLAAIALAPSNKIYQQGLVLFLWLPTLVLAWSARQVLVQAWKHQPALWGSVLLLLAWSGLSLAWSVAEDPGREIKRLLYILVFLLAFPLLAQLGQARIRQLLLAGSALLAVAALVSVIHFYGMQAQPLLARLQGIGEISHPILGAYVIGSAVLFLLYLPPQQRGLQLLWLAALACLGAFAMLSQSRGAVLALVLTVILAPLWFRDRHSRVFSILAATATGLAFYLAYDLIAQRGSSYRPEIFHAVVDMIAAHPWTGLGLGAAYDVSAVGKHFDHTHNMFTHIAVEIGLPGMLLWVLVWLYTLGEIVRARDTLFGKILLGFWVYSTLAMQFDAASLTGTPRAEWFISWLPVGLAMLLPWGRAENDACGKISGST is encoded by the coding sequence ATGTTGTATCAAAAAAGCTGGGCTCGAGCCTGGTTGGGCCTGGGTCTGGTCTGGTTCCTGGCGGCCATCGCCCTGGCACCGAGCAACAAGATTTATCAGCAAGGCCTGGTGTTGTTCCTGTGGTTGCCAACGCTGGTCCTGGCCTGGTCTGCCAGGCAGGTTCTGGTGCAAGCCTGGAAGCATCAGCCAGCTTTGTGGGGCAGTGTGCTGTTGCTGTTGGCGTGGAGCGGGCTGAGCCTGGCATGGTCGGTAGCAGAAGATCCGGGACGGGAGATCAAGCGGCTGCTTTACATCCTTGTCTTCCTGCTGGCGTTCCCATTGCTGGCCCAGCTTGGCCAGGCACGCATTCGCCAGTTGCTGCTGGCCGGCAGCGCCTTGCTGGCCGTTGCCGCGCTGGTTTCCGTGATCCATTTCTACGGCATGCAGGCCCAGCCGTTGCTGGCCCGTCTGCAAGGCATCGGTGAAATATCGCACCCCATCCTGGGCGCTTATGTCATCGGCTCGGCTGTGCTCTTCCTGCTTTACCTGCCGCCACAGCAACGCGGCCTGCAGCTGCTGTGGCTGGCAGCGCTGGCCTGCCTGGGTGCGTTCGCCATGCTCAGCCAGAGCCGTGGCGCGGTCTTGGCTCTGGTGCTTACCGTGATCCTGGCCCCGCTGTGGTTCCGTGACCGGCATAGCCGGGTGTTTTCAATCCTGGCGGCCACCGCCACTGGTCTGGCTTTCTACCTGGCATATGACCTGATCGCCCAGCGCGGCTCGTCCTACCGGCCGGAAATCTTCCATGCCGTGGTCGACATGATTGCCGCACATCCGTGGACCGGTCTCGGCCTTGGGGCAGCCTACGACGTGAGTGCGGTGGGCAAGCACTTCGACCACACCCATAACATGTTCACCCATATCGCGGTGGAAATCGGCCTGCCCGGCATGCTGCTATGGGTCTTGGTATGGCTGTACACGCTAGGTGAGATCGTACGCGCACGCGACACACTGTTCGGCAAGATCCTGCTCGGCTTCTGGGTCTATTCGACCCTGGCCATGCAGTTCGACGCCGCCAGCCTCACCGGTACTCCACGTGCCGAATGGTTCATCAGCTGGTTGCCCGTAGGCCTGGCCATGTTGCTGCCATGGGGGCGTGCCGAAAATGACGCCTGTGGTAAAATTTCCGGTTCAACCTGA
- a CDS encoding toluene tolerance protein, with protein sequence MQCSRLPQVDFDQLTQGAQVLEADSHGAKVYLLADGNFLKVFRRKRLISSALLRPYSQRFVDNAARLAQMGIPTLEVISQHKLDLPGRTAVLYRPLPGRTLLQMSRDQGFSWDIYLPRLIELIRQLHRSGVYFRSLHLGNVVVTPDHQLGLIDVADMRFLRAPLSARMIRRNVQHMVRYIERENLGDRFPVAAFEAALLAR encoded by the coding sequence ATGCAATGCTCCCGGCTCCCCCAGGTCGACTTCGATCAGCTGACACAAGGCGCTCAGGTGCTTGAGGCAGACAGCCATGGCGCCAAAGTCTACCTGCTCGCGGATGGTAATTTCCTCAAGGTTTTTCGCCGCAAGCGTCTGATTTCATCTGCACTGCTGCGCCCGTACTCGCAGCGCTTCGTCGACAATGCCGCACGCCTGGCGCAAATGGGCATCCCCACCCTGGAAGTGATCAGCCAGCACAAGCTCGACCTGCCAGGCCGCACTGCAGTGCTGTACCGCCCGCTGCCAGGGCGGACCTTGCTGCAGATGTCGCGCGACCAGGGTTTCAGCTGGGATATCTACCTGCCGCGCCTGATCGAGCTGATTCGCCAGTTGCATCGCAGCGGCGTGTACTTCCGTTCCCTGCACCTGGGCAATGTGGTGGTTACCCCCGACCATCAGCTGGGCCTGATCGACGTGGCGGACATGCGTTTCCTGCGCGCGCCCCTGTCGGCGCGAATGATTCGTCGCAACGTGCAGCACATGGTGCGCTACATCGAGCGGGAGAACCTCGGTGACCGATTCCCCGTTGCCGCCTTCGAGGCAGCCCTGCTGGCGCGCTGA
- a CDS encoding glycosyltransferase family 4 protein, whose product MNIVNMMWAGGTPYMSIHKVHRQVLSHAGADARISNWLLLGSGLCCGLGSTREWHMPPRALKGRHLWRLLRPWLRMRLRKALDEAQAEVVLLDGVGVARLVLPLLQQVPRVRAKVLFHGKTRLSASDVRLLRMFSAERLSIAAVSQTLAAALEKDLGRPVQTLRMALDPRAFAEPLLSREGARQALDLPAASGLLLGAVGRLVESKGFEMLVEAFAKASARQPELQLAIIGEGPLRAALQARIDALGLAGRVHLSGHRDDLQQLYRAFDWLMVPSRSEGLGLVVQEAVMADVPVVCSDLQVFREQLQDTGCYLPIADEDAWAEAIEQCATRDAPAAAARQRQALAPEQAWQAFCNDSHNLLRG is encoded by the coding sequence ATGAACATCGTCAATATGATGTGGGCGGGCGGAACGCCGTACATGTCCATCCACAAGGTGCATCGGCAAGTGTTGTCGCACGCGGGGGCCGATGCGCGGATCAGTAACTGGCTGCTGCTTGGTAGCGGGCTGTGTTGTGGGCTCGGCTCGACCCGGGAGTGGCACATGCCGCCACGGGCCCTGAAAGGGCGGCACTTGTGGCGCCTTTTACGTCCATGGTTGCGCATGCGCTTGCGCAAGGCGTTGGACGAGGCCCAGGCAGAAGTGGTGCTGCTCGACGGCGTCGGCGTGGCGCGGCTGGTGTTGCCGTTGCTGCAGCAAGTCCCGCGGGTGCGCGCCAAGGTGCTGTTCCACGGCAAGACTCGGCTGAGCGCCAGTGATGTGCGCCTGCTACGCATGTTCTCGGCAGAGCGGCTGAGCATTGCCGCTGTTTCGCAGACGCTCGCTGCGGCGCTTGAAAAAGACCTTGGCAGGCCCGTACAGACGTTGCGCATGGCCCTGGATCCTCGGGCTTTCGCCGAGCCGTTGTTGAGCCGCGAAGGGGCCAGGCAAGCGCTGGATTTGCCAGCGGCCAGCGGTCTGCTGCTGGGCGCGGTCGGGCGGCTGGTGGAGAGCAAAGGCTTCGAGATGCTGGTCGAGGCCTTTGCCAAGGCCAGCGCGCGCCAGCCGGAGCTGCAATTGGCGATCATCGGTGAAGGCCCGCTGCGTGCGGCGCTGCAGGCGCGTATCGATGCGCTGGGCCTGGCCGGGCGCGTACACCTGAGCGGACACCGCGATGACCTGCAGCAACTGTACCGTGCGTTCGACTGGCTCATGGTTCCTTCGCGTTCCGAAGGCCTGGGGCTGGTGGTTCAGGAAGCGGTCATGGCCGATGTGCCGGTGGTCTGCAGCGACCTGCAGGTATTCCGTGAGCAGTTGCAGGATACGGGTTGCTACCTGCCCATTGCCGATGAAGACGCTTGGGCCGAGGCGATCGAGCAATGCGCGACGCGCGATGCCCCAGCGGCGGCCGCCCGGCAGCGCCAGGCGCTGGCCCCGGAGCAGGCCTGGCAGGCGTTCTGCAACGACTCGCATAACCTGCTGCGCGGGTGA
- a CDS encoding glycosyltransferase family 2 protein: MRFSNESDVTLVVTSCGRFDLLKDTLESFDRYNTAPIREVFITEDSGDDAVHAAVPEHWKPHCKVFVNRPKLGQLPSIDLAYSHVRTPYIFHCEDDWHFYRQGFVEDSRAILQASPDLLQVWLRSHAHDLAIHSPYIHLGDRQVIAGVPCYPLLSDKAEWQAFSLNPGLRRLADYQRCAPFAAYSGEKALSRRYAELNLTAVTLEGDAVLHTGFGNHVTLPIEVERKAKRRKRDRIKLALTLVAGAVIGMGITLFVQ; encoded by the coding sequence GTGCGCTTTTCAAATGAGAGTGACGTCACGCTCGTCGTGACCAGCTGTGGGCGGTTCGATCTGCTCAAAGATACCCTTGAGAGTTTCGATCGCTACAACACCGCGCCCATTCGTGAGGTATTCATCACCGAGGATTCCGGTGACGATGCCGTGCACGCCGCTGTGCCGGAGCACTGGAAACCGCACTGCAAGGTGTTCGTCAACCGGCCCAAGCTCGGCCAGTTGCCGTCCATCGACCTGGCCTACAGCCACGTCAGGACGCCATACATCTTTCATTGCGAGGATGACTGGCATTTCTACCGCCAGGGCTTCGTCGAAGACTCGCGGGCCATTCTGCAGGCCAGCCCCGACCTGTTGCAGGTGTGGCTGCGCAGCCATGCCCATGACCTGGCCATCCACAGCCCCTATATCCACCTCGGTGATCGTCAGGTGATCGCCGGTGTGCCTTGTTATCCGCTGCTGTCCGACAAGGCCGAGTGGCAGGCCTTTTCGCTCAACCCTGGGCTGCGCCGGCTCGCCGACTACCAGCGCTGCGCGCCATTTGCTGCCTATTCTGGGGAAAAGGCTCTTTCCCGACGCTATGCTGAGTTAAATCTGACAGCAGTCACCCTGGAGGGTGATGCAGTATTGCACACCGGTTTTGGTAACCACGTGACCTTGCCCATCGAAGTGGAGCGCAAGGCCAAACGTCGTAAGCGGGATCGGATCAAGTTGGCATTGACGTTGGTGGCAGGTGCCGTGATCGGCATGGGAATCACCCTATTTGTTCAATGA
- a CDS encoding glycosyltransferase: protein MKVLFLVQKEQRAILDRLYDGVAANCECDLRWLTSEDQRNLRRYFKREVQVERYDRIVFFLRFKQEIRQVAFIRTVPNLVILEHDAYQNYIPCKYTGKFSAHYRQLPWARVISSGYMVSERLRQEGFDAVFVPKGYDEQLLSDQGGERDIELAFVGSTNSVAYSGRKALLDELGRVENLVVTRTKSGEDYCNTLNRIRFFVSADVGMGEYMIKNFEAMACGCVLLAYDQGEEENRALGLQDMHNVVFYDSIPTLQEKLRSLRADPALARQIAENGRHLAVSRFSFGAVGRSIVDHMRPALRPHPPLSAWQRLRLKLGI from the coding sequence ATGAAAGTCCTATTTCTGGTGCAGAAGGAACAGCGGGCCATTCTCGACCGCCTGTACGATGGCGTCGCGGCCAACTGCGAGTGTGACCTCCGCTGGCTGACCAGCGAAGACCAGCGCAACCTGCGTCGTTATTTCAAGCGGGAAGTGCAGGTCGAGCGCTATGACCGCATCGTGTTCTTCCTGCGCTTCAAGCAGGAGATCCGCCAGGTGGCGTTCATCCGCACGGTGCCGAACCTGGTCATTCTCGAGCATGATGCCTACCAGAACTACATCCCGTGCAAGTACACCGGCAAGTTCAGTGCGCATTATCGCCAGCTGCCATGGGCGCGGGTGATCAGCTCCGGCTACATGGTCAGCGAGCGCCTGCGCCAGGAAGGGTTCGATGCCGTGTTCGTACCCAAGGGCTACGACGAGCAGTTACTCAGTGACCAGGGGGGCGAGCGTGACATCGAACTGGCGTTTGTCGGCAGCACCAACAGCGTCGCCTACAGCGGCCGTAAGGCGCTGCTGGACGAGTTGGGCCGGGTCGAGAACCTGGTGGTGACCCGTACCAAATCGGGCGAGGACTACTGCAACACACTCAATCGGATCCGCTTCTTCGTCAGTGCCGATGTCGGCATGGGCGAATACATGATCAAAAACTTCGAAGCCATGGCCTGCGGCTGTGTGTTGCTGGCATATGACCAGGGCGAGGAAGAAAACCGTGCGCTGGGCCTGCAGGACATGCACAACGTGGTGTTTTATGACAGCATCCCGACCCTTCAGGAAAAACTCCGTTCCTTGCGTGCGGACCCTGCACTGGCCCGGCAGATTGCAGAAAATGGTCGCCATCTGGCGGTTTCCCGTTTCAGTTTCGGGGCCGTTGGACGTAGCATCGTCGACCACATGCGCCCGGCGCTCAGGCCCCACCCGCCGTTGTCTGCATGGCAGCGGCTGCGCCTGAAGCTGGGCATCTAA